Within the Micromonospora citrea genome, the region CGCGCCGGCCGCCTCGCCGGCCTTCAGCGTCGCCGCCAGCGACGGGCGCATGGCCAGGGCGGCGTCCTGGAGGTCGTTGCCGAGGGTCGCCGCGAGCACCCGGGGGTCCCGCTGGCGCAGCGCGGCGAGCAGCGCGTCGGTGCTGCCCAGCGGCTCGCCGGCGGTGCCGGCGTCGCGGAGCCGGTCCAGCTCGCGGTAGGCGGCGGGGGTGGAGAGGCCGCCGTCGGCGACGGCCACCACCCAGTGCCAGGAGGTGGGTCGGGCCAGCACGGGGCTGACCGCCTCGCCGCGGCCGGTGCCGAGGGCGGTGCCGCCGTGGATCAGGAACGGCACGTCGGAGCCCAGGTCGGCGGCGATCCCGGCCAGCTCGTCGCGGGACAGTCCGGTGCCCCAGAGCGCGTCGCAGGCGACCAGGGCGGCGGCGGCGTCGGCGCTGCCCCCGGCCAGCCCGCCCGCGAGCGGGATCTGCTTGCGCAGGTGCAGCCGGGCGTGCGGGGCCACCCCGGCGTACCCGGCGAGGGCGTGGGCCGCCCGGATGGCCAGGTTGGAGTCGTCCAGGGCCAGTTCGCCGGCGCCCTCGCCCTCCATGGTGAGGGTGAGCGTGTCGCCGCGGCGGGCGGTCAGCTCGTCGTAGACGGAGATGGCGTGGTAGACGGTGTTCAGCTCGTGGTAGCCGTCGTGGCGCAGCGGGCCCACCCCGAGATGCAGGTTGATCTTGGCGGGCACCCGGACCCGCACCGGCCCGCTGGCGCCGCGCCGCCGCTGCTCGTCCTCGTCGTCCGGTCCCCAGGCCTCGGTCACCGGGCGATGTCCCGCGGGTGGAGGCGGATGTCGAACGGCTTGGTCACGATCAGCTCCTCGGCGGCGTCGGCGGCGGGCCCGTGCCGGCCGTCGACCAGGTCGTACGCGTGCACGTGCGGTGGCCCTCGGCGGGCCCGGCGTCAGCCTACTGTGCCGCGGACGGAGCGGACGGAGCCGACGCGGCGATGGCGGCGAACTGCTCGACGGTGAGTGACTCGCCGCGCGCGCCGGGGTCGACGCCGGCGGCGGCGAGCGCGGCGGCTGCCCGGTCCGCGCCGCCGGCCCAGCCGGCCAGCGCGGCGCGCAGGGTCTTGCGGCGCTGCGCGAACGCCGCGTCCACCACGGCGAAGACCCGTTCCCGGGGTACGTCGTCGCGGGGCGGCTCGCGGCGGGCGAAGGCGACCAGTCCGGAGTCGACGTTCGGCACCGGCCAGAACACGTTCGGCGGGACCTTGCCGGCGGCGCGGGCGCGGGCGTACCAGGCGAGCTTGACCGAGGGGACGCCGTAGACCTTGGAGCCGGGACCGGCGACGAGCCGGTCGGCGACCTCCTTCTGCACCATCACCAGGCCGTGTCGCAGGTCGGGCAGCTCGGCGAGCAGGTGCAGCACCACCGGCACCGCCACGTTGTAGGGCAGGTTCGCCACCAGGGCGGTCGGCGCGGGGTCGGCCAGGTCGGCGGCCCGCACCCGCAGCGCGTCGGCGTGGTGCACGGTGAGCCGGGCGGCGTCGGGGCCGGCGTGCCGGGCGGCCGTCTCGGGCAGCGCGCCGGCCAGCGTCGGGTCGATCTCCACG harbors:
- the rsmA gene encoding 16S rRNA (adenine(1518)-N(6)/adenine(1519)-N(6))-dimethyltransferase RsmA, whose product is MTGLLGPAEIRELAARLGVAPTKRLGQNFVHDPNTVRRIVTAAGLTPDDVALEVGPGLGSLTLALLPVAAHVHAVEIDPTLAGALPETAARHAGPDAARLTVHHADALRVRAADLADPAPTALVANLPYNVAVPVVLHLLAELPDLRHGLVMVQKEVADRLVAGPGSKVYGVPSVKLAWYARARAAGKVPPNVFWPVPNVDSGLVAFARREPPRDDVPRERVFAVVDAAFAQRRKTLRAALAGWAGGADRAAAALAAAGVDPGARGESLTVEQFAAIAASAPSAPSAAQ
- a CDS encoding 4-(cytidine 5'-diphospho)-2-C-methyl-D-erythritol kinase, which gives rise to MTEAWGPDDEDEQRRRGASGPVRVRVPAKINLHLGVGPLRHDGYHELNTVYHAISVYDELTARRGDTLTLTMEGEGAGELALDDSNLAIRAAHALAGYAGVAPHARLHLRKQIPLAGGLAGGSADAAAALVACDALWGTGLSRDELAGIAADLGSDVPFLIHGGTALGTGRGEAVSPVLARPTSWHWVVAVADGGLSTPAAYRELDRLRDAGTAGEPLGSTDALLAALRQRDPRVLAATLGNDLQDAALAMRPSLAATLKAGEAAGALAGIVSGSGPTCVFLATDAADAERIAAELESAGVCRQARTAHGPVAGARIV